From the Macaca nemestrina isolate mMacNem1 chromosome 18, mMacNem.hap1, whole genome shotgun sequence genome, the window AACCGAACAAACAAAAAGCCCCTAATCCCTCCTGGACCCAGTTGCCAAGACACAGCGGAGAAGCCACTGTGATTTCTGATTAAAAATCTCGCACCAAGCGGCATAATGTATTTTCTCCCCAAACCACGGGCTCAATTCCAGCCCCCATCCAGCCGCGCCCGCCACCGCCTGGTTTTGCCCTTGTGGTGGCACCGTCAGCCAAGGGCCTCGCGCCCTCTCCCCAGCTGTGCGTCCCGCCTCTCTCGGCGCCCAAAGGAAACCTGGACACCTCTGGGGACCCTAAGAGCCGGCGAGTGCTTGCTGGGACACGGCTGGAGCCGGGAAAGAGTAGCACTAcgccccctccttcccttctctctccaccCCTCACCCCCCGGGGCTAAATGCTGCTAGCTCAAAAACCCAGAGTCCGCAcggggtggggatgggggcaaGTGGGAGAAAACGGGGGCCCTGTCCGTGGTGCTGAAGACAAGCATCCAAGTCCGGGAAGGCTCCCCAAGCGGCAGCTGTCTGGGGCGCTAACAACAGCAGTTACAAGGAAGTCCCTGCAATCCAGGGAACCCTTCGGAGGGGCCCGGAAGGCGGAAGCAGAAAATTCTGTCTCTGGAGGGATGGAGCTGGATCCCAAGATCCAGAGACAGGGAAAGCAGAGGGCAGTTGAAGCCACAGAACTGAGAGGCCCCGCTATCTGTCCCTCCAAGCAGCCCGAAGTACATGCAGCCGCCACTTCTGCCTACCACCTCTGGACAGCCCGAGCACCCCTGCGGCCAGTAACCCCGCTACGGGGCCAGGGCCCGGCCCGAGGCGGCGGCTGACCTGTATGGTCTGTCTGTTGTAGACTTTTACCACGTGGAAGTTAAAACTGTAGATCCCTTTTCGCGGGGCGATGAAAGTGCTGCGTTCTGAATCAAAGTTGCTCCCAATGTTCACTAGTACCTATAACGAGACGGGAACGAAGGGGAGTGGGCAGCAATCGGTCCCGGACTGTCGTCCCCGCGCCTCCGCAGAGCCCTTGCAGAGGACCGGGCATCGGTCTTCCATCCACCCCTCCCTCACCAGCCCAATCTGCACGCCGCGGGAGGAAGGATCTCTCACCTGGTCGAAGTAGATGATCATGGTGCGATTACTCATCTCGGACGGCTCGTGGTTGGTGCTCCTGATGGCAGAGAAAGCCACCTTGGCGCTGCCGGAGCGCACAGAGATGCCCAGGGCTGTGCCCGTAGGGTCGGACGTGGGGTTGGAGTCGCACACCACCAGGCACTTGCCCTCCAGCACGATGGGCTCCGTCTCATTCTGCCCGCGGGCCGGGCCCGCCAGCCACGCAgcccccagcagcagcagctctaCGGCGCCCAGCATCGCGCCTCCGGCGcccaccccgccccccacccccgggGCTGCTCGCGCCAGCCGCCCCCCCCCGTCCCAGTTCCTCTCCGAAGCCCCCTCCTCAGCTCCGTGCGCAGCTCCGCCGCCGCCGCTCTGGACACTACAGCTCTTCCTCGCACTCTGGGACGAGCGTCCCCTCCGCGCTGTGTTCCCGGAGCCCCGCCCGGGCCTCAGGGGTGCCGCGGCTGCCCAGCCGCACTTGGATGCATAGCCGCTGCTGCTCGCTCCCACTGCTGCCGCCACCTCCTGCCCGCaaccgccgctgccgccgccgccgccgctctgAATTATTGATGCAGCCAGTGCTGCAGCCGGAGCGGTCGGAGAGCGCGCGCCGGGCACAAAGGCGCGGACCGCGGCCTAGACCCGCCCCCGGCGCCTCCCGGCCCGCCTCCCTCAGAGGCCCTGCCCCCGCCCCGGCCGAGGCCCCGCCCCCCAGCCAATCCTGACGCGCCGCGCTCCCCACCGAGCCAATGACGGCGCTGTCCGCGCGCGGCCACCTGACCCCGGGCGCCGTTGTTATTAGGCTCGGCGAGGCGGGCGGCGCGCGGCAGCAGGGTTGGGCTCTGGCCGGGAGTCGACGAAGGGAGCGCGGGCGCGCGCTCGAGTCCGCGCACCGAGGGTCCGCCGCGGCCGGTCACTTTCTCGCCTCCCGCCTCGATCCTGTTCCGCCCCCCTCGGTCCTCCCACCCGCCCCCGATGCTCGGCCCTCCTGCCCGCCCCCGCTGCTCGGCCCTCACGCCCGCCCCCGCTGGTCGGCCCTCAGGTAGGAGGAGGCGCGCGCCGGGGTCGGGAGTGGAATAGCTAGAGGCCGCGAGTCGCCCGCCCGCCTGTGGGCGCGCCGGGTGGGAGGGGAGCGCCTCCCAGCGGGCGCGGGCGGGAGGGCAGCCGGCGCGCTGGGCGAGTCTAGCGCAGGGTCCCGGCGGCGGGGCTGCAGGGCGCGTGCGCgcgcggcggggcggggcctgCGCGGCTTGGGGTGGGCGCACGTGGTACCCGGGAGCTACTAGGCAGGCACTCGCGGCGCCGGGCGTCTCCGCGTCCCTCTGCTCCACCAGGCGGCCGCGACGGTGGAGCTTGGCCTCTCGCTCTCTCCCGCCTCTCGCTCTCTCCCGCCTCCCGCAGCGACTGCTCTGCTCTGCCAGGCGCGGAGGTCGGATCGAgaggtcattcattcatttcttaatTTGTTCACTTATTCAGGAGAGATCATTGAACCCGTACGGAGTACCGGGTACTGGGCCGGGCGCTGAGGACGCGGGGCTAAGCGAAAACAGCTGAGGCCCGCCTTCGTGCCCCTTAAAATCCAGCGTGCGGGGCGGCAACGAGCACTGCTTTTCTGTTTTGcacttaaaatttacattttgcaTCCGTACTTTTTATTTACTGGGCACCCTTACGGCGTGCTTTATGCACCCGTGCCTGCACCTCCTAGCCTTGAGTGTAGAACACCAGATGGGCGATTTTTCGAGAATAATTTTTACCCTAAGTGGATTTTCGTGCCACGCATGGACTTGGAACTATACACACGTAGTCAAAAATGTGAAAGTCAAAATGCAGCTTTGCCAAGtggcagggagagaggagagcTGCGAAgatggggagaggaagggagcgCTCCAGGCGTTCCAGGCCGAGTGCGGGAGACTTAGCCCTGCAGGATGAACGCGGGCTGGTAGCCGGGCGGCGGGagggcgggcggacctgtccgtCAAGTACAATGCAGAAACGCGGCTCCGGACCCCAGGCAGAGGCCGGCTGGAACATTTACCACCGGCTCCCGGCGCTCCGGTCCCCACTGGGCGACCTTGAACCTGGCGTGATCAGTGGAGTTAGCGCAGCCTTGGGAGCTGGAGAGACGCGGGGCGCCGGCGGAGTGCTCCTGCCTTGGGCCTCGGGGCTAGCCTCTGGTCCGGCCTGCCGGCCGCCCCCAGGGTACGCTCTCCCCCACGCGGGTACACCAGCTTTGGGATCGCCAGCAGCCATGTCTCTGCTTCtagatctcttttttttctttaagacttaGTTGATAGCTGTTTAAGGAATTATGTAGAGGAAGTCTCACCTCCGACCGCCGCCTCCGTTGAGCATGGCCGGGGTCACTGGGTGGgccaggaggaaaggaaggggcgGGGAGGAAGCagcaattttactttaaataaatatgacacaaaaatattttttcaactcAGATCTTTCTGAGACATCCCCAGAAAGCGTTGCCAGCTGTGATTACACCTAATGTGAGAGCATGAACTAATTTAAGAGGTGAGAGCTGAATAATGAGGCAGCATCCCGTGTAGCGGCCAAGACTGGCGGCTCTGGCAGCGTGCTGGAGGGCACCGAGAGGGGCACCCTTGTAGAACCAGCCCCTGGTGCCCCGGGGTCTTCTCAGTGCCCTAGCGCTGCGTTGTCGGTCACTCCACAGATATTTACTGGATGCCTCCTGAATGCCGGGTTGCAATCAAGAGCAAGAGATGGGGCGAGTGAAAGAGCCTGTTTTCAGGAGCTCACGGAGCAGGATTACGATTACTCAGAGGGAGGTGGTGGCCagcctctccctcttctcttcaTGATGAGGCTCTGGTGGGCAGTGCCCAAGTCTGAACTGCCATCTGTATGCCAGTGGTTACCCATCTTGTATTTCAAGTCTTAGCCTCTCTCTGGTCCAGACTTGTCCTTCTAAGGGCCCTGTTTCACTGACTCACActgtctcctccctccctgccttccacaCTCagcccttcctttttccctttcccactgACAACAGCTGCACCCACCCAGAGCTGAAAATTCTCAAGAACCCCATGTCTAACCTAACTCCCTCTCTATGCCCTGTTGCTTGAGCCATTCTCATTAGGCTGATTGTTAGGAGTTCATTATCTCCTAATTTTTCATCCAGGAATTGAAGAATCACCTCCTGCCTCTCCCATATActgtttattctttcatttgaTGATGTCTGTTAAGTGCCCTGAGAtatgtaacctccacttccctcccATATAAGTGAGATTTCACATTGATTGCTCCCTTGGCTTTCCCCATCCCTTGTCCACATAGTATGTGTTCAAAATAATGAACATTAATTTAATGTTAATAGACATGTGCTTTTTtgaattgtgaggattaaatgaaatcatgtgtCTAGGGAGGAAAATCCATTAGAAACCTCAAAAGCagtcatgtttatttttgctattgtcaCATTGTTAGAGTCAGAATTATTTTAGCTGCAAGTGACAAAACTTAAGGACTTTACTTGGTTGATGCAAAAAGCCTCGGGTTAGGTCCTGCCATTTAAGGTAGGGCTGGATCCGTCAATCCGGGTTACCAGGATCTGTTTTCTAGTTGTGGCTTCATTTTCAAACCAGTTGTTTCCATATGATAGCCTCCTAGAAGGTACTACCAGCTTAGTCCTAGCAAGAAAAAAGAGTACTTATTCTTCAATATTTGCAGCAGAAGTCCCAGGTCTGTCCTTATGAAGGCAGTTTGAGTCGCTTGCTCTTCTCTGAACGTGGAGAAGGGACTGTTTAGATAACTGAAGTTGGATTCAGGTGCATCCCCTGGAATGGGGTTTGGCATTAACTTCACGTGGTCTAGAATAAAGGGGTTCTCCAAAGGAAAATTAGGGTAGGAATGCTGAGCAAGCAGAACCAACAGATGTCTACTTTAGTCCTTCCCAAAGGGTGAGCTGCAATACATTGCACACCATCAGAATGGTGATGAAGACGGATACAGCAGCCAAGACAATAGATGTGCGTTTGTCATGGTCTTTTTCAGTCTTCAAGACCTCAGCTAAACATGAAGTCAACCACTCACTATGATGTTATTTGAGGTTTAGCTTTGAAGTGTAAATGTACCACAAATAGTAGAgccagataaatataaataaataatgttaacaGTCGACTCTAAAAGATTTCTTTGGTAACATTCTGTTGGAATTGGtttctatcttttcatttgttAGGTTCCTGGAAAgtgaaaatttcatttctttgtggaCAGGCACCTAAAACATCTCATAATTCATCAATtaatgaaaagcaaatgaaaatttgAGAGAGATATTCTGAAGAATAAAAGGATCAAGTTGGGTCATTTCTAAAATGTAAGACTATAAGGTTTCACTTGCTAAGGCTATTGAGGGGTTGAATTGTTGGTAAATTATTATAGAACCGCTTCTCTGAGGCTTTTAAAAGTGATGTGTTACAGAGATTTAGGGAACTGCAAGTTTGCAGATAAAGAATTTGTACTGTTAACTGTTCTATACTTCACCTGCTGCTTTAAATGTGGCcttatattttgaagtcaaacatttattttctcttattgcGTTCTGAATTTCCTACTACAATGCATTTTGAGAAATGAATATAACAGCAGTCTTGATAGATGCCGTATTCATGGCAACTCTGTCCACCCCCGACACCACACCCTGGAAAAAAAACCAACTCTCTATTGTTGGAATGAGACAACATTTTCAGGAAAAGGGAACCATTTTCTCACAGGATATAgaacaaattcatccttttattaaatcaaaatggattctCTAATGTTTATACGTATCATATAGGATTTCATCTCTTTCAGTCTTGGTTCAAAGGCCCAGACAGTACCATTTCCTAGTATTTAGTCCATTTGCTCATAAGGCAGAAGAGAAAAGCTACTTTGTTCTGAAGGGTGTTAGATTTAGGATTTCAAGGTTATTTCAGATTAATGCCTGGAACTAGACTATAAAATGCAGGAAAGATTCTAAGTTGTTCAAAGATGAAATATCTTAACTTTCACCGAAATCTCTGTCTTctgggtatatatgtatattttttgcctgtccagatttattttaaatacagtattttggctgtttacatttttaagagttacatttcaaaattgtttgTAATTGGACACTTTcataaaatgtaggaaaatgcagttttactttttaatgaagGACAGGTCTGTTGATAACATTTtgattcttaaaattatttttatcttataaaaatgaaacagtgCATTTAAAGTGTCTTCAGCTCTTATGTTAATACcaaattatacattttcttaGCCCATGTTCAGGAGAGACAATATATCTTCCAAATTAAGAGATGCTGGCACCATTTTTAAAACAAGGCCTTGAATCTGCTGTGGTATGTGCTGGTAGGAATTTTGTATGAAGCTGTTATTGAAGTAGATGACATTAAggtcaaagggaaaaaaaaaaacagaaaataatgtaatCCTACAGAGCTGCTCTTGAGAGAAAAACCACATAGGTAACATCAAACACTAGCTGGAATCTTTCCAAGAAGTAATTATCTGTGTGCTGTTTGCGGTGGTTGATTATGGGGACAAACCAAGGTTTAGccaattcagcaaacatttatggaGTGCCTGCAATGTGCATGTCACTGTTTTAGGGCCTGTGCCTACTGTAAAGATGACCCACACATGATGTCTGCCTTGCCGGAGTTGGTGTTTAGCGATAATAAGAGATGCATACCTGAAAAGCCTATTTAAGACTCCTCCAGTTCTACAAAGAAGCCTTCTTGAAAGTGGTAGGTTTAATTATTCCTtggatttatttacatttatccTATAATCAGAAGATATACAAAACAGACTcatgcatatataaaattaatagattAGAAAGCACTTAAATATGTCAGgtatttatttcaaatgtatttggCATCTATCAAAGAAACAGTAAGTGCTGTCATCCATGGGTGGCTGGATTAACATGTGGGACTACTTATCACCAATTTTGTTAGGGATCCTAGGGAAATTCCTGGATCTTACATTCACTGGCAATTGTGTAAATACTTCCCACAGCTCAGAGACCTAACAGGATGGGGTCTTAGAGAAACGTCTGTTGAGCCACAGACGTCTTTGTTaccagaaggaaaatgaaagaaggaatttAAATACAGCTTGAAGAGAGGAAAATGCATGGGAAATGGGGCTGAGAGggcagctattttttaaaaaatttattaaatggaaaaatcccCAAATGTTATTTCCGGTAGATTTCTTAGAAATTAGGTCAGAGAAGCATGCTCAGTCTTCTCACCCTTATCAGGCCTCAGTGACAGGTATTTGAACAACTGAGCCCCTAATGTGCATGATCCCCCACCCCTGAGCCAGTCTctgccctcctcttccctcctgttGCCCCTGGAAGCTGATCGCCACCAACTGGCCTCTGGGAGGATTTGGCCAATGGAAGGCACTGGCAGAGGGAGGAAAGTGAGGTTAGGATATTTCTTCCTGCTGTCTCCCTGCTTCCCTGCAGAGAGTGTGAAGAAATGACCCTGAAAAGTATCTGGCAGAGGATTCTTCTTTCAGGATGGTGCCTCCTGCTCAGCAGCCCATCCTCCTCCCTTAGGCTCAAGCTCTCACTACAGTATCactccttcctcctccatcttTAGGGAGAGGTTTGCCAGTTGGTGGGTTCTAAGCATATCTCATTGATTCCCCCTGACCCTGCCAACACCTCTGTAGGTTGTCCCTTCATTAAAATCTCTCCATTTGAACTATCTGAGTTTAATTCCATTTCCTTCTGGCATCTCAGTAATACATGGTATCAGTATAAAATCTCGCTTCACCTTCAGAACCAACAGATTTGAGACATTTTATCCTCTGGAACCATTGGTTATTTCATCATTTgttgtatcagaaaaaaaaaaaggaatgcaaatCATTCTTACAAATTCAGATTTTCATATTACCAATGTTccatattttaaacaaaactgtTCAtcgtaagttttaaaaattaactactGGAATAGTTAAAGAATCTAAATGTAATTATGTAGCTTTCataatattaaagtaaaaatactaaaagaagtatttctttttttttttttcttttttttttttttttttgagacggagtctcacactgtcgcccaggctggagtgcagtggccggatctcagctcactacaagctccgcctcccaggttcccgccattctcctgcctcagcttcccgagtagctgggactacaggcgcccgccaccttgcccggctagttttttgtattttttagtaaagacggggtttcaccgtgttagccaggatggtcttgatcttctgacctcgtggtccgcccgtctcggcctcccaaagtgctgggattacgggcttgagccaccgcgcccggccaaagaagTATTTCTTAAAGAAGCAAATGCTCGATCTCCAAGTAAATTTTATTCTCTGCTCTTCCAGTATAAGAATACGCTAATAtcttgaaaaatatattattttgtgaaCTCATGAAGCTATTTGagtttttgtaaaatgaaaaccttatgaaaatgtattttattattggaAAGCTTGACCATTACTGcgatttaattttttaagcttGTAAACTTTATTTGTGCATATTTTCAGCAAAGAAGgattttattgttattacatAAAATAGGcgatttctacattttaaaatcacaaattgaAAGTAAGGCACAATAAAGTATATTTCAAGATATAGGTACTCAGGAGGCATCCTTTTAGTCATCTGTTCAATGTAGCCATCTATTTTATACCTACTGTCTACTATTGTTTGAGGTCCTTGCCAAAGTATTACAGGCTAGTTAGGAAACATAAAACAATTAGAAAGTAATATTTGACGAGTAAGCTATCTATAAATGGCAATGAAGGGTAGaataaattcaatgaaaatatttatttaatcctaGTGTTTATAGGTCTAGAAGAATAGGCTGAGTAAATTAGTGTTTCTCTGGCTGTTGTGGTAACACATTGCATGCTGTAACAGTTTTAAGTAATTACAGTTGCATTAAAATTTATCTATGGCTTTGTCATTATATTCTAAAATGTCATGAGTACTTTTTTCTGACCTCAATTACTATGAAATTGGTTTCCCATATTTAATTAACCAAGAATATCAAGATGATAGGGTGTTACTAAAGTGAGACATCTGTAGCCTTTTCAATAAAGACCAGAATTTTGGAGTGCCTTGAACCCTAATCATTGATCCTTAATTCTTATTAAGTCAACTGCCCACCTTTTAaagactgaggcccaggaagaGTAAGTTTCTCTGAGACAATGTGTACAGTACAGTGGTTCTTGGGTATTGGCTCTAAGATCAGATACAAAGAAAGGCTAAAGTTCCATTTCATGACTCATGAGGTGAGGGCCCTTTGTTAAGCTGTATAACCTCTGTGCATAGTTTCCTCATCAGCAAAGTCAGAAAAAGTATGTACCTAAAGGACTGATTGTAAGGCTTGGATGAGAGAATCCATGTGATCAGCCCTCACCAACAGGTGCTGCCCAGTTCATGAGTGCTGCTGCTGTCCTGCCCAAGTACCCAGCTTGCAGGAGTGCCGGAATTAGAGTCCCAGGGGTGTTCTCCACGGCCACATACTTGATCCAGGTCTATCAGGTGAGTTGGCTCTTTGCTAGTGGTTTTTCTTCTCTTGCTGTACAAGAGTCCAGACAGTAatgtctttctttcatttttatagatataTTCCATTGAAAGTCCTCAttctcaaatttaaaacaaagactCTTTGTGTACCTCAATAGCAATGTACACACAGTTGGCTTCACAAACatactgttcatttctttttttctctatttattcaacaaatgtataTTGACTACCTACCATGTGACAGGTGTTGTTTGTTGGCAGAACCAGGCATCATCAgcaaacaaaactgacaaatctTCCTGCCCTCTGTGGAAGGCATCTGAGGAAGAGACTGGATTTTGTAGCAACATGTTATTCTCATTATAAACTTTATTATTGGAATCCTAAAGCCAAATCATCCCCCATCTCCTTGATCAGGGTACCCACCTAATCCAGGCAGCTACACAATTGTGAGAgtccttgtttttttctgctgAAACATCCTTAAAAGGATACCTCACAATCCAAGATTTGGCTTTtcttaaatatgatttttaatttttttcatttctatctaGAGATTTAATTGGAAATGGAAAATCATCAATTTTCCAATTAAATATCTGCTCCAATCAACATTATACCTTTTAGGTTGTCATTGTCATGTTTAAGTTTAAGCAACTTTAAGGATTTTGAATCTGGCTGCCTGTAAATTAAAGGTGAAAGTAATTGTGTTGCATTGGTACATTTTGTCAATTGAGACTGGTTAGCTTGTTCTTAGTGtacaaaaagtttatttttctaatgtagattaataaaggagataaagaaaaacaaaattaatgattTATGTGGATGAGAAAATAATCATTTccttaaggattaaataaaattcataccttttgtttcttttgaaaagtttttaaaataaattttaatgtgtcctttaaatattcctttaaaaatatatcctattttaaaatatactctcTCAGAGAAGGAATTGATATTGATACCTgtgtttgaaataaaaaatagcatgCATAAGGACTGTTTTTCTAGTTGGCTGAAgctttttccctttctcctttataTCAGTGAACCAGCATCTTGCCCTTCAGACCCTACAGCACACTCTTGGGCTCATGAAGTGTATGACACATCCTCCTTGGAAGATCGGCCATGTCCTCGCTGTCATGACCACATGAATTCTTCTGTATGTCTTTTCTCACAGCTGAGTACTCCTTTCCTGACCCCCTTGTGGAGTGGGGAAAGGAGGCTCTGACATTATGCTTGTGCAAACATAATCTAGAGTTTTCTGAGTCTCCTGCATCTTCataaatgattttttgttttatgctGGGACAGTAGTTCTTTAAATAGAATATTCTCCCATGGAAATCGCCCACAATGCTGAGAGTACACCTTGCAAAAGGTAAGTCTAGAACATAGGGTGCCTCCTCAGCATTGCCCAGAAGCTGAAGTTAGGACTCTCTGGAATACCAAAAACAAATTTATAGCAGTTCATGAGTGTAAGGAATTATGAACACCATGTGCACCATTATCCATAGATGAAACAAAGAGCCACCACGCAAGTACAGACACAAAGCCCTGAAGAGGAAGCCATTGACGGGGCTCTCATTTATTCTGTAGAAACCCACTTGCCTGTTTTTGAACCAGTTTTCTTTGGAGCATATGTCTCACTGTGCAACCAAAGTGGTGTTTATATCCTAGTCACTTGGGAAAAATTCTGTCATTGCTTTTTAGGCCTGACGCGTGGAGCTGGTAATAGATGGGATTTGGTACTTCCGAAGAAAAGACCCTACTGCAAATTTAGagagttaattttttcttttgttcaccATAATATTATTGTTAGATGGAACTACCTTTTTTGACTAGAAGTTAAATATAGAGGCCTAAATCAGTTTGGTAACTCCCACTCATTCTAAATGAGAACATGTTTGTTTCTCTCCAATGAGATGGGAAATATTTGAGGCTCTTCATGGTATCTCTATCACCCActgcattttttcatttgatgTGTATTTCCCATGTATTTGAgatcattttcaaataattgcCCTATAGAAATCTACTTgatatttaatgtaaaaaaaagcaagatgcaaaATTATTATAGGATGCATTTACAGAAATTACAAAATTTCTGTAAACTATTTATGGAGGAAAACTTGCAGAGTATATGTCAACACATTGCTTTATTATTGTCCTTGGTTATGAGTTTGGTTTTCTGAAACCTGCTTTGTAGTTTTGGTGTTTTCTCATCATTGGTACAATCGAGGCATTTTTCCCTCTTCTTCAATCTTGCAAATCACATGTGAGGATGCTCATAGAAGTGCCTCTCAGATAGGCTGTTGTTTTGCTTACACCAATAAATCATTTATAATTAGAAGTAGAAAACTTTTCTTCCCTGTGCAAATACATCCCTTTCAAAAGCAGTTCTCTTTTTTGTGAATGATGTCTAGGGTCTAAGAAACTAGGGTAACCTTTATTATATGCATTGCTCTAATCAAAGCATTGTTTTGTATAGTGAACTCAAGGTTACATGTTTAAGAAAAGCATCGGGTTAATTCCATCAGGAAAATTGTCTTATTCATAAACCTTTAGCCATTGGAAAAACACCATTAGGAGGCCACGCAGATGTGTATAACTGTATAGAATTTGACAACCAGCAAAACACAACAATAGCCTACGTTTGCAGAGTGCTGTCTGTTTAAAAACCAACATATCTTTCACCAACAAATACATATTCACCTCAACACGAGACTTTCATGTGGTTATTAATATCAAATTTTTGAATGTCTAAATTTTGGAGTGTAGTCTACAAGAGGTAAACTGATTTGACTAAGGTCTTTCAATTGACAGAGGTagaattattttctgtctcctgGCTCTGAAAACCTGTCAAGATCCTCTTGCAACACTGTCCTTCAAAACCACACTTCTGCTGACTCCAATGCTGGTGATGTCATGCTTTAGCTAGTAGTTATCTGTGACTTAACTTTAAATATGgaatctttttttcctattaagcAATGAGGTTTAGTTTGAAAATTCTTAGAGATGATAAACccctctccttttttccttccttctcctcttttgtCCTGAACAATGTTCCATATATGTTACTGCCAGAAACAGATTCTTGACATTCCTGTTATGCTTTTCCTACCTTGTAATCATTTCTACAGCTGTTAGCATTGCCAACAATtataacacttttaaaaaattgttacaaagatgcagagagaaaagaggaaagccAAGGAATAAACTACAAGCAATTACAGGATATTTTTGTGATGTGACATTTTGGGAACTCAGGGGTAATGCATCACTGATACTGCACTACTTTTTAATATctagattttaatattttgtatgaaGATAAAAATTCACATGCC encodes:
- the LOC105492241 gene encoding cerebellin-1, translated to MLGAVELLLLGAAWLAGPARGQNETEPIVLEGKCLVVCDSNPTSDPTGTALGISVRSGSAKVAFSAIRSTNHEPSEMSNRTMIIYFDQVLVNIGSNFDSERSTFIAPRKGIYSFNFHVVKVYNRQTIQVSLMLNGWPVISAFAGDQDVTREAASNGVLIQMEKGDRAYLKLERGNLMGGWKYSTFSGFLVFPL